The following proteins come from a genomic window of Miscanthus floridulus cultivar M001 chromosome 2, ASM1932011v1, whole genome shotgun sequence:
- the LOC136540003 gene encoding octanoyltransferase LIP2, mitochondrial-like translates to MSGGARRVLEAWRLGVVKYGEAIQLQERLVADRKAGRVGDLVLSLQHPPTYTLGKRREKAERNLLAPEAELRALGAELHRTERGGDVTFHGPRQAVLYPVLSLRALGLGARRYVEGLESAMIQVAALHGVSARPGDPGETGVWVGDRKIGAIGVRISSGFTWHGLAFNIDPDLGYFEHIVPCGIAGKGVTSLRREVGDGVELPADGVIHDQLVRCLATILGFTDVEFKDDCERGDLIGAAVTQS, encoded by the coding sequence ATGAGCGGTGGCGCGCGGAGGGTCCTGGAGGCGTGGAGGCTCGGCGTGGTGAAGTACGGCGAAGCGATCCAGCTCCAGGAGCGTCTCGTCGCGGACCGCAAGGCCGGCcgcgtcggcgacctcgttctgtCGCTGCAGCACCCGCCGACCTACACCCTGGGCAAGCGGCGCGAGAAGGCGGAGCGGAACCTGCTCGCGCCGGAGGCCGAGCTGCGCGCGCTGGGCGCCGAGCTCCACCGCACGGAGCGGGGCGGCGACGTCACGTTCCACGGGCCGCGGCAGGCCGTGCTGTACCCTGTCCTCTCGCTCCGCGCCCTGGGGCTCGGCGCGCGGAGGTACGTCGAGGGGCTCGAGTCCGCGATGATCCAGGTGGCGGCGCTCCACGGCGTCTCCGCGAGGCCCGGGGACCCCGGCGAGACCGGGGTGTGGGTTGGGGACCGCAAGATCGGCGCCATCGGGGTCAGGATCTCATCCGGGTTCACGTGGCACGGCCTGGCATTCAACATCGACCCCGACCTGGGGTACTTCGAGCACATCGTGCCATGCGGCATCGCCGGCAAGGGGGTGACGTCGCTGCGGCGGGAGGTGGGGGACGGAGTGGAGCTCCCGGCCGACGGGGTCATCCACGACCAGCTCGTGCGGTGCTTGGCGACAATTTTGGGTTTTACCGATGTGGAATTCAAGGATGATTGTGAGCGTGGAGACCTTATTGGAGCTGCAGTTACGCAATCCTGA